From the Lolium rigidum isolate FL_2022 chromosome 2, APGP_CSIRO_Lrig_0.1, whole genome shotgun sequence genome, one window contains:
- the LOC124690286 gene encoding phenolic glucoside malonyltransferase 1-like, which yields MAFPCLRILDTTTVTPSGPALPQSSIPLTFYDVWWLGFPPVERVFFYRLAPDADLPRLLSNLKGSLSTALRAFFPLAGNVRLTPGAASTRHDIFYAPGDGVPFTVAEYDGADLASHEPRQVADIAQLVPRLPGGGALLAVQATVLRQRRGLALGVTLQHAACDGAGSTNFLHTWAATCAGAELPAPPVIDRALIGDHQGLYDHYAKNMISSKELESVVKLPTDQLMATFTLSGGQLQSIKDAVAGQAVGRGQPPPRCSSLVAALGFIWCCHFRAKAGSALKAGGFGAEETYFSLAVDHRRWSKPPVPTAYLGNCIGPAICTAPKKELALAGASSLLTACAVIAAGIEKAVAAPEWETLMERIKEVAPTGVLSVAGSPRFLVYSLDFGFGRPVKVEIVSVARTGAVAVAECGALGTGLEMGISLPPAGMKAFQRCFTDALACLSSDQCN from the coding sequence ATGGCTTTTCCCTGCCTCCGCATCCTCGACACCACCACCGTCACGCCTTCCGGCCCCGCGCTGCCGCAGTCCTCCATCCCTCTCACCTTCTACGACGTGTGGTGGCTCGGCTTCCCGCCCGTCGAGCGCGTCTTCTTCTACCGCCTCGCTCCAGACGCCGACCTCCCCAGGCTCCTCTCCAACCTGAAGGGCTCGCTTTCCACAGCTCTCCGCGCCTTCTTCCCACTGGCCGGCAACGTCCGCCTCACCCCCGGAGCCGCCTCCACCCGCCATGACATCTTCTACGCTCCTGGAGATGGCGTCCCCTTCACGGTCgcggaatacgacggcgccgaccTGGCGTCGCACGAGCCTAGgcaggtcgctgatatcgcacagcTCGTCCCGCGCCTGCCTGGCGGCGGGGCGCTTCTCGCCGTGCAGGCCACCGTGCTGCGTCAACGCCGGGGCCTCGCTCTCGGCGTCACATTGCAGCACGCCGCCTGCGACGGCGCGGGATCCACCAACTTCCTACACACCTGGGCGGCCACCTGCGCCGGAGCGGAGCTTCCAGCGCCTCCTGTCATCGACCGGGCGCTCATCGGGGACCACCAGGGCCTCTACGACCACTACGCGAAAAACATGATAAGCAGCAAAGAACTGGAGTCCGTCGTCAAGCTGCCCACGGACCAGCTCATGGCCACGTTCACGCTCTCTGGGGGCCAACTGCAGAGCATCAAAGACGCGGTCGCCGGCCAGGCCGTGGGGCGAGGTCAGCCGCCACCGAGGTGCTCATCTCTTGTCGCCGCCTTGGGGTTCATATGGTGCTGCCACTTTCGTGCCAAAGCGGGGAGCGCGCTCAAAGCAGGTGGCTTCGGGGCCGAGGAGACCTACTTCTCACTGGCCGTCGACCACCGGCGGTGGTCGAAGCCGCCCGTCCCAACGGCGTACTTGGGCAACTGCATTGGCCCAGCCATCTGCACAGCGCCCAAGAAGGAACTCGCCTTGGCTGGCGCGAGCAGCCTCTTGACGGCGTGCGCGGTGATAGCAGCGGGCATCGAGAAAGCAGTGGCGGCGCCGGAGTGGGAAACGCTGATGGAGCGCATAAAAGAGGTGGCACCTACCGGGGTTCTATCGGTGGCGGGATCGCCAAGATTTCTAGTGTACAGCCTCGACTTCGGGTTCGGCCGGCCGGTGAAGGTGGAGATTGTGTCCGTGGCGAGAaccggggcggtggcggtggcggagtgCGGCGCCTTGGGCACCGGTTTAGAAATGGGCATCAGTTTGCCGCCGGCTGGCATGAAGGCGTTCCAGAGGTGCTTTACCGATGCCCTCGCGTGCCTATCGTCCGATCAATGCAACTAA
- the LOC124692574 gene encoding protein FLX-like 3: MAGRNRIGRQYYEEPRGFRDGPPPRLARERSISPRRFEGELSSRRTEMRRIRDGNQNLVDEIVGLRQAMSRLKEDLNSLSQAIPKLRAEKELESRELTQRNLKLEAELRSLEPLRQDALQLRSEASTLQSLRQELTAKVQGLTKELEHQNSESQRIPAMIAERDSLRQELIHARAALDYEKNAKPELMARVQAVENDLVTMAQESEKLRAELEKRRAPSFSGHGAYGLPMATPGMGLQGNYDGGYTYTENRYGAGPWDPPGYPHP, from the exons ATGGCAGGGAGGAACCGCATAGGTCGACAGTACTATGAGGAACCACGAGGATTTCGTGATGGCCCTCCTCCTCGACTTGCACGAGAAAGGTCTATCTCACCGCGTCGCTTCGAGGGAGAGCTTTCTAGCCGCCGTACTGAGATGCGCAGAATCCGTGATGGCAACCAAAATCTGGTGGATGAAATTGTTGGTCTCAGGCAAGCAATGTCTCGGTTGAAAGAAGATCTCAATTCCTTGAGCCAGGCTATACCTAAGCTCCGTGCAGAGAAAGAACTTGAATCGAGGGAGCTAACTCAAAGGAATCTGAAGCTGGAAGCTGAGCTACGCTCTTTAGAACCTCTTAGGCAAGATGCCTTGCAGCTACGGTCTGAAGCAAGTACACTGCAGTCTTTGAGGCAAGAGTTGACTGCAAAGGTGCAGGGTCTAACAAAGGAGCTTGAGCATCAGAACTCTGAAAGCCAGCGCATACCTGCCATGATAGCTGAACGTGATAGTCTGCGGCAGGAACTAATCCATGCTAG GGCGGCTCTTGACTATGAGAAGAATGCAAAGCCAGAGCTGATGGCCCGGGTGCAGGCAGTGGAGAATGATCTTGTAACTATGGCTCAGGAGTCTGAGAAGCTTAGGGCTGAGCTTGAGAAGAGAAGGGCACCTA gtttcagcgGCCATGGAGCTTATGGACTACCTATGGCAACTCCTGGGATGGGCTTGCAAGGCAACTATGATGGTGGCTATACCTACACGGAGAACCGCTATGGTGCTGGACCATGGGACCCCCCTGGTTATCCACACCCATGA